One genomic region from Pantanalinema sp. encodes:
- a CDS encoding glycosyltransferase family 2 protein, whose amino-acid sequence MNRPILSVVVVNWNTRALLKACLESIQEQTLTPTEVWVVDNGSADHSPEMVATDFPDVRLIANDHNLGFAAANNQAIAQARGRYVLLLNSDTVVLDHALDRMVAFLENHQGAGAVGCKLLNGDRTLQPSAHNFYSTMGSLIENKLVALFWKRRSARTRFLSYWDHASTRQVDWVTGACLMVRRDVVETVGLLDERFFMYGEEIDWQMRMAKVGHRVYFLSEAEIIHLGGASSARIPARMRRQEYHSRALLIDKHYGRAARLTFHAKTAVSIGFWRALNALRGRKVSWG is encoded by the coding sequence ATGAATCGACCGATCCTGTCGGTGGTGGTGGTCAACTGGAACACCCGCGCGCTGCTCAAGGCGTGCCTCGAGAGCATCCAGGAACAGACCCTCACCCCCACCGAGGTCTGGGTGGTGGACAACGGCTCGGCGGATCACAGCCCCGAGATGGTCGCCACCGACTTCCCCGACGTCCGGCTGATCGCCAACGACCACAACCTGGGCTTCGCCGCGGCCAACAACCAGGCCATCGCCCAGGCCAGGGGGCGCTACGTGCTGCTTCTCAACTCGGACACGGTGGTGCTGGACCACGCCCTCGATCGGATGGTCGCCTTCCTGGAGAACCACCAGGGAGCAGGGGCCGTCGGCTGCAAGCTGCTCAACGGCGACCGCACCCTGCAGCCCTCGGCCCACAACTTCTACAGCACCATGGGCTCGCTGATCGAGAACAAGCTGGTCGCCCTCTTCTGGAAGCGGCGATCCGCGAGGACGCGCTTCTTGAGCTACTGGGACCACGCGAGCACCCGGCAGGTCGACTGGGTGACGGGCGCCTGCCTCATGGTCCGAAGGGACGTGGTCGAGACGGTGGGGCTCCTCGACGAGCGCTTCTTCATGTACGGCGAGGAGATCGACTGGCAGATGCGGATGGCCAAGGTCGGCCACCGGGTCTACTTCCTCTCGGAGGCCGAGATCATCCACCTGGGCGGCGCGAGCTCGGCCCGCATCCCCGCTCGCATGCGCCGGCAGGAGTACCACAGCCGCGCCCTCTTGATCGACAAGCACTACGGCAGGGCCGCCCGCCTGACCTTCCACGCCAAGACCGCCGTGAGCATCGGCTTCTGGCGAGCGCTCAACGCCCTGCGGGGACGCAAGGTCTCCTGGGGCTGA
- a CDS encoding ATP-binding protein: MGKKQGKTTFLGAAPDEGTARREACPPLSENRLAIQYATTRLLADAETLSEAAPTLLKAIAEHLDWQLGNLWLVDPFGQVMQCEESWRLSSLEDSDFVKITRVSSFTKGTGLPGLIWQTGKPAWFPDVEHDPRFPRRDAATASRLHGSFGFPIVGGGEVLGAMEFLSQQAREPDPGVMKLMASIGAQIGQFILRRRAEQSSRNLAAIVEDSEDAIVGVGRNGTFITWNKGAERLFGYTAKEAIGQPISLVVPPEGGYSAARIIERLEEGEHIPHFEGQRMCKGGVRLDVAISFSPVRDTQGHMMGYSAIYRDISERKRFEAELSAKNAALEEQALLKSRFLNAISHDLRIPLTSIIGYAEFLEDGLGGPLSARQREFVTEIEKSSQRLTYLVDNLLDTARLEAGSFTLKLETLDFAALAREVEASLRPQVERAKLMLTLSLPQAPMPMRLDSERIGRVLINLLNNAIKFTPPGGHIRLEAMPSDGGLYCEVVDTGEGIAAEDIPKLFKRFSQLPSGARRGGSGLGLSIVKDLVEAHGGTVGVKSSPGEGSRFWFTLPAAPPEH, from the coding sequence ATGGGCAAGAAGCAGGGCAAGACCACCTTCCTCGGCGCGGCCCCCGATGAGGGCACCGCGCGCCGGGAGGCGTGCCCCCCGCTGAGCGAGAATCGCCTCGCCATCCAGTACGCCACGACCCGGCTGCTCGCGGACGCCGAGACCCTCTCGGAGGCCGCCCCCACGCTCCTGAAGGCCATCGCCGAGCACCTGGACTGGCAGCTCGGCAACCTTTGGCTCGTCGATCCTTTCGGCCAGGTCATGCAGTGCGAGGAGAGCTGGCGCCTTTCGTCGCTCGAAGACAGCGACTTCGTGAAGATCACCCGCGTCTCCTCGTTCACCAAAGGCACCGGGCTACCCGGCCTGATCTGGCAGACCGGCAAACCCGCATGGTTCCCGGACGTCGAGCACGACCCCAGGTTCCCCCGCCGCGACGCCGCGACCGCGAGCCGGTTGCACGGCTCGTTCGGCTTCCCCATCGTCGGCGGCGGGGAGGTCCTCGGGGCCATGGAGTTCCTGAGCCAGCAGGCCAGAGAGCCCGATCCGGGGGTGATGAAGCTGATGGCCAGCATCGGCGCCCAGATCGGGCAGTTCATCCTGCGCCGACGCGCCGAGCAGTCGTCCCGCAACCTGGCGGCCATCGTGGAGGACAGCGAGGACGCCATCGTCGGCGTCGGCCGAAACGGCACCTTCATCACCTGGAACAAGGGGGCAGAGCGCCTCTTCGGCTACACCGCCAAAGAGGCAATCGGGCAGCCCATCTCGCTGGTGGTGCCGCCCGAGGGCGGCTATTCGGCCGCACGCATCATCGAGCGGCTCGAAGAGGGCGAGCACATCCCCCACTTCGAGGGCCAGCGGATGTGCAAGGGAGGCGTGCGCCTCGACGTCGCCATCTCCTTCTCCCCGGTGCGCGACACCCAGGGCCACATGATGGGCTACTCGGCGATCTACCGGGACATCAGCGAGCGCAAGCGCTTCGAGGCGGAGCTCAGCGCCAAGAATGCCGCGCTCGAGGAGCAGGCGCTCCTCAAGAGCAGGTTCCTCAACGCCATCAGCCACGACCTGCGGATCCCCCTGACCTCGATCATCGGCTACGCCGAGTTCCTGGAGGACGGGCTGGGGGGGCCCTTGAGCGCAAGGCAGCGCGAGTTCGTCACCGAGATCGAGAAGAGCTCGCAGCGCCTGACCTACCTGGTCGACAACCTTCTCGACACCGCGCGGCTCGAGGCCGGGAGCTTCACGCTCAAGCTGGAGACGCTCGACTTCGCGGCCCTGGCCCGCGAGGTCGAAGCAAGCCTGCGCCCGCAGGTCGAAAGGGCCAAGCTGATGCTCACCCTCTCCCTGCCGCAAGCCCCCATGCCGATGCGGCTGGACTCGGAGCGCATCGGCCGGGTGCTCATCAACCTTCTCAACAACGCCATCAAGTTCACCCCGCCCGGAGGCCACATCCGGCTCGAGGCCATGCCGAGCGACGGCGGCCTGTACTGCGAGGTGGTGGACACGGGCGAAGGCATCGCCGCAGAGGACATCCCCAAGCTCTTCAAGCGCTTCAGCCAGCTTCCGTCGGGTGCCCGGCGCGGGGGATCGGGGCTCGGGCTCAGCATCGTCAAGGACCTGGTCGAGGCCCACGGGGGGACCGTCGGGGTGAAAAGCTCGCCGGGAGAGGGGAGCCGCTTCTGGTTCACCCTGCCCGCCGCGCCACCCGAGCACTAG
- a CDS encoding glycosyltransferase, whose product MLRDHDLVCLSITPWETRLPSSGHYLMREFARHNRVLWVDHPATLKDGWTFRRDPAWRDRLARTWGRQVGLRRVPDPQREVWVLTPPPMVPSGLPRPLYDWGLEASAALVRRCIRRAMQRLEMREPIFWVSFDVPLGERLAGTLGERMTVYHCFDEITGEPYIARHGARLERALMDKSEVVFTTSPALQASRGALHPRCHYVPNGVDYAHYARAGDPREAVPEELARLPGPVIGYLGNLEARFDYDLIQACAEARPGWSWVLVGPVQGAYAARIEALSRLPNVHVLGPCPAHRAPGTLKVFDVGLIPFVSSVQTRAIYPLKLNEYLAAGLPVVMTPFAALDEVASSCRVAEGAPAYLAAIERSLGEHSREHREARMALARAHDWSERALEMGRILVPRLIAQNARMLSGGTPR is encoded by the coding sequence GTGCTGAGGGACCACGACCTGGTGTGCCTGTCGATCACGCCCTGGGAGACCCGCCTGCCCTCCAGCGGGCACTACCTGATGCGCGAGTTCGCCCGGCACAACCGCGTGCTGTGGGTGGACCACCCGGCCACCCTCAAGGACGGCTGGACCTTTCGCCGCGACCCGGCCTGGCGCGATCGCCTCGCGCGCACCTGGGGGCGCCAGGTGGGCCTGCGGCGGGTACCCGACCCCCAGCGCGAGGTCTGGGTCCTGACCCCGCCGCCGATGGTCCCGAGCGGCCTGCCTCGGCCCCTCTACGACTGGGGGCTCGAAGCCTCCGCCGCGCTCGTGCGGCGCTGCATCCGACGCGCCATGCAGCGCCTGGAGATGCGCGAGCCCATCTTCTGGGTCTCCTTCGACGTGCCCCTGGGAGAGCGCCTCGCAGGCACCCTCGGCGAGCGCATGACCGTCTACCACTGCTTCGACGAGATCACCGGCGAGCCCTACATCGCGCGGCACGGCGCGCGGCTCGAGCGCGCCCTGATGGACAAGAGCGAGGTGGTCTTCACCACCAGCCCCGCCCTGCAGGCCTCGCGCGGGGCCCTCCACCCCCGCTGCCACTACGTGCCGAACGGGGTGGACTACGCCCACTACGCCCGGGCAGGCGACCCTAGAGAGGCCGTCCCCGAGGAGCTCGCGCGCCTGCCGGGGCCCGTGATCGGCTACCTGGGCAACCTGGAGGCGCGCTTCGACTACGACCTGATCCAGGCCTGCGCCGAGGCGCGCCCCGGCTGGTCCTGGGTGCTGGTCGGCCCCGTCCAGGGGGCCTACGCCGCGCGCATCGAAGCCCTCTCTCGCCTGCCCAACGTCCACGTGCTCGGGCCGTGCCCGGCCCATCGCGCCCCCGGCACCCTCAAGGTCTTCGACGTGGGGCTGATCCCCTTCGTCTCGTCGGTGCAGACCCGGGCCATCTACCCGCTGAAGCTCAACGAGTACCTGGCCGCGGGCCTGCCTGTGGTCATGACCCCCTTCGCCGCGCTCGACGAGGTCGCCTCGAGCTGCCGGGTCGCCGAGGGGGCCCCGGCCTACCTCGCGGCCATCGAGCGCTCGCTTGGCGAGCACTCGCGCGAGCACCGCGAGGCCCGGATGGCGCTCGCCCGCGCCCACGACTGGAGCGAGCGCGCCCTCGAGATGGGGCGGATCCTCGTGCCGCGCCTGATCGCCCAGAACGCCCGCATGCTCTCAGGAGGGACGCCGCGATGA
- a CDS encoding aldehyde dehydrogenase family protein, with translation MTQTMNKPHQRANSGVTFDLEALGASIAAFNQGAQLGADPVATLYPRRRADWSLFSCGLRDAEIEALRSYLFPYSELPSAPDAKPIPTRNFIAGEWRLPSNGKMVTLSTLYDKRIPFAEVPDSQPEDVELAISYAYDFWSSLEWSDEVVSYRKFVVSNFSRLFEYYYEEIMREIRNEIPKTRLEADKDYWEAKRSADHIGGNAEKAMMGELVPQMADGQSYWKNPYLPAGVVALITPMNFIYGIPVIQLIGAYMANAPLIFKGHPYGAVSSTVMIRMLLAAGADPRAVQKLEGFGSGIASLGTDPRIAVASLTGSEQTAKNIQAGRGIRTLKFEGGGCNWSWIDDGYSDEELQRIAVRLTYSKLGFSSHKCTTLHGIAASPSTLSKVIGYVNAEMDQWEVMNPAFTDKTKVIGPNMVHQAQTVTNIREGARAAGLEILREGGKVEGSAYADHAEVIAPLIVKVKPDSMVKADWDGKGEIEFPIATTEFFMPILCAMELPSFEDFLKFSLLTNPHDLACSIWTRDDRKIQKARKVIAGMLKENDGTDSALEWEEFGASGIGGSGNTGVGDAAATIAMFCRRQKGRHVVF, from the coding sequence TTGACCCAGACGATGAACAAACCCCACCAGCGCGCCAACTCCGGCGTGACTTTCGACTTGGAGGCCCTCGGCGCCTCGATCGCCGCCTTCAACCAGGGCGCTCAGCTCGGCGCCGACCCCGTCGCCACCCTCTACCCCCGTCGCCGCGCCGACTGGTCGCTCTTCTCGTGCGGCCTGCGCGACGCCGAGATCGAGGCGCTGCGCTCCTACCTCTTCCCCTACAGCGAGCTGCCCAGCGCCCCGGACGCCAAGCCCATCCCCACCCGCAACTTCATCGCGGGCGAGTGGCGCCTGCCCTCGAACGGCAAGATGGTGACGCTGAGCACCCTGTACGACAAGCGCATCCCCTTCGCCGAGGTGCCCGACTCGCAGCCCGAGGACGTGGAGCTCGCAATCTCCTACGCCTACGACTTCTGGAGCTCGCTCGAGTGGTCTGACGAGGTCGTCAGCTACCGCAAGTTCGTCGTCAGCAACTTCTCGCGCCTCTTCGAGTACTACTACGAGGAGATCATGCGCGAGATCCGCAACGAGATCCCCAAGACCCGGCTCGAGGCCGACAAGGACTACTGGGAGGCCAAGCGCTCGGCCGACCACATCGGCGGCAACGCCGAGAAGGCCATGATGGGCGAGCTCGTCCCCCAGATGGCGGACGGCCAGTCGTACTGGAAGAACCCGTACCTGCCCGCCGGCGTGGTGGCGCTCATCACCCCGATGAACTTCATCTACGGCATCCCGGTCATCCAGCTGATCGGCGCCTACATGGCCAATGCCCCCTTGATCTTCAAGGGCCACCCCTACGGCGCGGTCTCCAGCACGGTCATGATCCGCATGCTGCTCGCGGCGGGAGCGGATCCCCGCGCGGTCCAGAAGCTCGAGGGCTTCGGCTCGGGCATCGCGAGCCTCGGGACCGACCCGCGCATCGCCGTGGCGTCGCTGACGGGCTCCGAGCAGACCGCCAAGAACATCCAGGCCGGCCGCGGCATCCGCACCCTCAAGTTCGAGGGCGGCGGCTGCAACTGGAGCTGGATCGACGACGGCTACTCGGACGAGGAGCTCCAGCGGATCGCCGTGCGCCTCACCTACTCCAAGCTCGGCTTCAGCTCGCACAAGTGCACCACCCTGCACGGCATCGCGGCCTCGCCTTCGACCCTCTCCAAGGTGATCGGCTACGTCAACGCCGAGATGGACCAGTGGGAAGTCATGAACCCCGCCTTCACCGACAAGACCAAGGTGATCGGCCCCAACATGGTCCACCAGGCCCAGACCGTCACCAACATCCGCGAGGGCGCCAGGGCCGCCGGCCTCGAGATCCTGCGCGAGGGCGGCAAGGTCGAGGGCAGCGCCTACGCCGACCACGCCGAGGTCATCGCCCCCTTGATCGTCAAGGTCAAGCCCGACTCCATGGTCAAGGCCGACTGGGACGGCAAGGGCGAGATCGAATTCCCGATCGCGACCACCGAGTTCTTCATGCCGATCCTGTGCGCGATGGAGCTTCCGAGCTTCGAGGACTTCCTCAAGTTCTCGCTCCTGACCAACCCGCACGACCTGGCCTGCTCCATCTGGACCCGCGACGACCGCAAGATCCAGAAGGCCCGCAAGGTCATCGCGGGCATGCTCAAGGAGAACGACGGCACCGACTCGGCCCTCGAGTGGGAGGAGTTCGGCGCGTCGGGCATCGGCGGCTCGGGCAACACCGGGGTCGGCGACGCCGCGGCGACCATCGCCATGTTCTGCCGCCGGCAGAAGGGGCGCCACGTCGTCTTCTAG